Proteins encoded by one window of Xiphophorus couchianus chromosome 13, X_couchianus-1.0, whole genome shotgun sequence:
- the LOC114155489 gene encoding replication protein A 32 kDa subunit-like has product MWNQGCSQSSGETLNHKATSSKKAHLEIFPCTVSQLLAAPQLCKDSFTICDCELKQVSVVGVIRGFALFETNVQYTVDDMTGPPLNVKLWVNMEDSALTTVASPGMYVKVIGSLRSYSEQRSLLAMNVRRVKDLNEISSHMLEVVQAHMQVFRKVFDVNMNLTVAPQPDWSSATRPRGVLPNGLSTVQGQVLHQIQVFSVHNDGINFHDLTRNLDYISIGDIRSSLAFLASEGHIFSTIDEHHFKAV; this is encoded by the exons AAAGCACACCTTGAGATTTTCCCCTGCACCGTCTCCCAGCTGCTGGCTGCTCCTCAACTCTGCAAAGATTCCTTCACTATCTGTGACTGTGAGCTCAAACAG GTTTCTGTTGTTGGAGTCATCAGAGGATTTGCTCTTTTTGAGACCAATGTCCAGTACACCGTGGACGACATGACCGGTCCACCCCTGAATGTGAAGCTATGGGTTAACATGGAG GATTCTGCACTGACGACTGTAGCTTCTCCAGGAATGTATGTGAAGGTGATTGGAAGCCTGCGCAGCTACAGT GAACAGAGGTCGCTACTGGCAATGAATGTCCGACGTGTAAAGGACCTGAATGAGATCAGCTCCCACATGTTGGAGGTGGTACAAGCTCATATGCAGGTTTTCAGAAAG gTCTTTGATGTGAACATGAACCTCACTGTGGCGCCGCAACCTGACTGGAGCAGTGCGACGCGTCCTCGAGGCGTTTTACCAAATGGTTTGTCTACAGTCCAGGGCCAG gtgTTGCATCAAATCCAAGTGTTCTCTGTCCATAATGATGGCATCAATTTCCATGACCTGACAAGAAACCTGGACTACATTAGCATTGGAGACATTAG ATCTTCCTTGGCTTTCCTTGCAAGTGAAGGTCACATCTTTTCCACCATTGATGAGCATCATTTCAAGGCAGTATAA
- the LOC114156418 gene encoding forkhead box protein O6-like, with product MLMMMETSGMDAHQVDIDSDFEPHARSRSCTWPLPPCPEGFPGAEEASRGGLALATVKAERYDVPACRADRKGGAPAEIKHPAGAPAPVVASPACMSGAALDVVGQLRKAKSSRRNAWGNLSYADLITRAIESAPEKRLTLSQIYDWMVRFVPYFKDKGDSNSSAGWKVGHVKTILLTPQGNADYI from the coding sequence ATGCTAATGATGATGGAGACCAGCGGCATGGACGCGCATCAGGTTGATATTGATTCGGACTTCGAGCCGCATGCTCGGTCGCGGTCATGTACCTGGCCACTCCCGCCGTGTCCCGAGGGCTTCCCCGGGGCAGAGGAGGCGAGCCGCGGGGGTCTGGCTCTGGCGACCGTCAAAGCGGAGCGCTACGACGTGCCGGCGTGCCGGGCCGACAGGAAAGGCGGCGCGCCGGCGGAGATCAAGCACCCGGCCGGCGCCCCGGCTCCGGTCGTGGCTTCTCCCGCTTGCATGTCCGGGGCTGCCCTCGACGTGGTCGGCCAGCTGCGCAAAGCCAAGTCGTCACGCAGGAACGCGTGGGGGAACCTGTCGTATGCGGACCTCATCACCCGCGCCATCGAGAGCGCACCAGAGAAGAGGCTCACTCTGTCCCAGATCTACGACTGGATGGTTCGCTTTGTTCCTTATTTTAAGGATAAAGGCGACAGCAACAGCTCGGCTGGATGGAAGGTAGGCCACGTGAAAACAATCCTCCTGACACCACAGGGGAACGCTGACTATATTTAG